GATGCCAGAAGGAAGAATTCCACTTGCTTTTGCTACCCTATACTTGGCTTTATCCCCCAAGAGCAATTCGGCCTATCAAGCCATTGAAAAAGCTATGGAATGGATAAACAACAAAGAAAGAGTCGAAGTTCCCCAAGCATTAAAAGACAGTCATTATTCGGGAGCAAAAAAACTGGGCAAGGGAGTAGGTTATCTTTACAGTCATAATTTTAAAGAGGCCGTAAGCCCCCAACTCTATGGAATAGAGCCAGGAACTTTTTATTCCCCTACAGATCATGGAAAAGAAAAGGAATTCAAAGAAAGACTACAATATATTAAACAATTAAGAATAAAACAACAAACCAACTCCCAATCTTCGCAATCATGACGGCCGCATTTTCTTCCTTCTACCGGATTCTTTCAAAAATGATGCAGTTCTTATGAATTTAATGAGTCCTCAATTGCTTTTAGGTTTGCTTTTCTTACCCCTTATTCTTTTTCTTTTTTATCGCAAAAATGTACAAGCAAAGGCCACGTTCAGTCATCTTTTTAAAGTTTTTTTTTCGCCCAAGGGTATCGAGTTAAAAAAACAAGAAAAAAAACAAGCCTCTTTGCCATGGTTATTCCTTGCATCCTCTATTCTTTTCTTTATCGCCCTGTCTCGACCGCAATGGGGAAAGTCAGAAGTTGAACTGCTAGAGTCAAACATCGATTATCTTGTCGCTCTAGATGTTTCCAAAAGTATGTTAGCTGAGGACATCGTTCCTACTCGATTAGATAGAGCAAAGCTGCTCGCTACAAATTTCATCTCTAAGCTCCATGGTGAAAGAGTGGGTTTGCTCGCTTTTACAAAAAACGCTTTTATTGAAGCTCCTTTATCCACTGATTATGAGCTTTTAGAAGAAATTCTTACAGAACTTTCGCCCAACGATTTTCCCAATGAGGGAACGAATTTTGCTGCGATGCTGGATGAAGCGCTGCAGTTTTTTTCTTCCAATGAAAAAGCTAAAAATATGCTTATTCTATTAAGCGATGGTGAAGATCATGGGGGAGGATGGCAACAAAAACTAGCTGAGTTCAAAAAAGAGTCTATCCAGGTATTATCTATTGGCATTGGAGCTTCCCATGGGGCGGTTATAAGAAATCCCAATGGTTCTCTTTATAGAGATTATAAAGGACAGCCCATTGTCACAATTTTTAATCCGGCTTCCCTTGAATTTATTGCCCGTTCTACGGGCGGAGTTTATATCCAGGCGGATAAATACTTTGACATCTCAACCGTTGTAGAGGGCATGATAAAAAATCCAGGATATACAAAACGTAAAGAAAAAATGAAAACTCATGCAGAAAAATATACTTATTTTCTTTTGCCCGCCATCGTATTGGCATTAGCCAGTTTTTTGTTCGAATTTCCTTTATATGAAAATCGCGAGGTTAAGCTTGGGTCAAAAGATAAGTCTTAAGAGGATTCTCCCTTTTTTTGTTTTCTTTTTGTATCTTTCTTTTACTTCAGCAAAGGGAGAAGAAATAGAAAGTTTCATAAACAAAATAGATGAGTTTAGTAAAAAGTCAGAATTAAGCAAGGAAGACTGTCTATCCATTGCTCAATCGACTATCGATTTAGGGAAAAAAAACCAGATTCCCCCAGGAGTTATTGAAGATGGAATAAAAGCCGTAGAGCTAGGCAAAAGATTGGATCCACACTTTGCTCCATGGGAAGACTATCTCCAAGAACTCTTAAGACTTCTTAAAGAAAATTCTTCTTCAGCTTCCTCAAACAAAAACAAAAAAGAAGGGCAGAGTCGGGAAGGCATGCAAGAGATGTCTTCCTTCGAACCTAACTTCAGAAAAGGAACATTGAATTCCATATCAAATCCGAGTGATCCTCGAAATCTAACTGGAAATAAACATTCTTCCTCTTTGAATTCTTTGATCAAAGAACAGAAAAAAGAAAAACTGCTTTATGCACCAAAAAACTCTTCTTCTTCCTCTACGGAAAATCCGTCTGAAACTAATCAAAACCAAAGTAGCGAACATTTTGAATGGGCAATAAAATTAAGGCAGATTAAGCAGTTGGATAGCCCCTCAACATTCTTTAAAAGGATGCGTCAAATAGAAAGTGAGACAAATGAAACTTTTTGGGAAGATCCAGATTGGTAATCAACTGCTGGATTTTCCTTCTCTTTTGCTTACCTTGCTGATCTTTTTTGGGTGTGTCTTAAGGGCAATGGCCTTTTCGGTTCATTGGCTTCCGATAAGCGAAAAAATCGAAGTGGGAAAAGAAAGTCATCTTTCCCTTTTGTTTGAAGATTGCTTGCCTCAAGAAGAAGTAAGACCCCCTAAAATTTCATTTTTGGAATTTGGGGATCCCGTCGTAAATCGGGTTGGCCATTCCCATTTAATATATGAGTTTCCTGTAATTGCCCAACAAGCTGGCAATTACATTATTCCCCCTTTCTTAATCGCCACCGATCATGGACTTATTGAAGCCGCTCCGATGTCCTTAAATGTAACCGAAGAGAAATTTTTTGCTCTTCCAGCAGATGCTATAGATGCCCGCGTCATTGTTCCACAAGGAATATTGTGGATAGGCCAGCCTTTTGCTATCGAGTACAGACTTCTTGCGCATTCAGGAACATTTTTGGACATTACGAGTCAGCCAGAATGGAACCCGAAAGATTTTTTGGCCAACAGGTGGGGCAAACCTCAAAGAATCGTCTTAAATTCCAACGGTTCTTATGCCAGTGGGTTACGTTATACGACAACTCTTCTTCCTCTCAAATCGGGAAAGATCGTTTTACCTTCAATCACTCAGCAGCTGACTTTAGAAATTGAAAGATTAGGTCATGGCCTTTTCTCTCAACCTCTTGTAAAAGCGATTAGGGCTACAACCGAACCAAAAACAATTGAAATTTCTCCTTTACCCGCTCCAATCCCCAAAGATTTTTCTGAAGCTATTGGCAACTTCAAACTCTCTTGCAAGGTTAATCCCATTGATGCTGTTCAAGGTGAACCCATATCGATAACTATAAAAATAGAAGGTATAGGCAATTGGGCTGTTCCCTGGAAACTCAAGGATTTTCCAGAATGTAAAGGTTTGAGAATAATTAATTCAAAACCTTTCCGTCAAATTGATCCTGAATCTCTATTTAATGGGGTTTTAAAAATGGAATTAGTCCTCATCCCTGATATATACGGAGAAATAGACATTCCTTCTTATTCTTTTACCTATTTTGACACTACACTGGGTGAATATCAAACTTTAAAATCAGACCCCTTCCACATTTCTATAAAAAAATCTTCCTCTACAGTGGAATTAGCAGATAATAAACAAAATGAGTCGTTGAATAATCTTTCTTTAACTAATCCTGGATATCCTCGGGATATGATGCCTATAGGACCTCTTTTTGGATCTACAACCGGCTTAGCTCCCTTTTCCCCTTATGCAATTGGGGAAGAAGCCATTCTATTGACAAGCCTATTTCTTATACTATGGATCTATCTTTCTTGGGAAAAGGCATCCTGCGATCCAGCGATTACCAAGAAAAAAAGGGCAGCTCTTTCTTTAAAGCTTACGGCACAGTCCCTAGCTAAAGTAAAAACTGCTGAAGAATTATATCAAATCATGCTTCTTTGGCAGAAAGCGTTCAAAGAATTTTGGGAAATTCCTCATGCTTTTCCTGACGAAAACATAATTGAAAAACAACTCGTCAATCGATTTCCTAGAAATCTTACCCTGGCAAAAAAGTGGATATCCCTTTGGCATGAATCACAGCTCTGTTTGTATAGTCCAACTCTTTCGCCCTCTTCTCAATGGATTAATGATGCCCTGGAGCTTGCAAGAAAACTTCCAAGGGTCACCCCCCCTATAAAAGCAATTTTTAGCCCATCCAATCTTTTCCCTTTTTTCCTCTACGCTGCTCTTTTCTTTACTTTTGTTTTAATACCCTTTAAGAATAACCCCATATTTTGTTCTCCTGCAAGACAAGAGCTCTCAGACTCAGGCAGATTTCCTTTTTTTATCCCTCTAAAAGATAACCCTAGTAGAAAACAACTCACCGCTCCTCTTTATTTTGCCCATTCCAACCTCTTCTGCCCAATATATTCTTTGTTTGGATCCTTGGCCCGTTTTCCCTCAAGCGAGGAGGCAATTGCCGAATATCAAAACGGAGACTTTCCTAAAGCTGCAGAAACTTGGGGAAAAAAAGCTCTCCTTCAACCTTTAGATTGGAAAACAAGGAATAACCTTGGGTTAGTCTTTGCACAACAGGAACAATGGCCAAAAGCGCTTGGAGAATGGACAGCTGCTTTCTTGCTTGCACCTCGTGATCCTGTAGTGGCTTGGAACTTTAACTTGGCGTTAAGCAAAAATCCAGGGGCCGACATTCAACTTCTAACGCTAAGTAAAAAAAATTTATTAAATAAAATAAAGGCCTTTTTTTCACCTGGAGAATGGGAGAGAATAGTTTCCCTAAGCCTTTTTTCCCTTTTCTTCTTCTTTGGCTTAGCGCTTTTGAGCGCTTTTCGCAAAATCCCTCTACATTCTTTTGTTTTGATCGGGTTGATTATGTTTTCTACCCTAAGTTGTCTGTCTTTCTGGGAGTTTGTTTCCTATGGAATTTTCACCGATCCTTTTTCTGGAATTATCGTGCAAGACAGTTTCATTCGTTCTGTTCCTACGGAAATCCAGCAACAGAATCTGCCTGTAAAAGCCGGTTCGGTTGTTAAAATTAAGAAAACCTATTTGGGATGGTATATGATTGAATTTATCAATGGCCAGAAAGGTTGGATCAGATCCCAAAATGTTACCCTTTTTTATAAGCCTCCTCAAGAATTAGCTCCACCTAAAGAAAAGCCTTTCTATCTTTCTATTTTTCCACCTTAAGCACTTCAGAAGTTTCTCATTGCCTTCAAAAAAATTTGTAATAATTTTCCCTCATAAATCATCCAAAGGATTTGCTCTGAGTATAAATGAGAAACTCACAAATCCAATAAAACTGATTTACTTTTAAAACTGAAGAAAAACAAAGCCTTAACCCTACCTATTCGATAAATAGGCAAATTTAGTTCTTTTTTTCGTATTTTTCTAACTGCTCAACCACATTCCAAGCTACTTTTTTACAGTCGAAAAGAGTTTCTGCTAGATGATGGGCTTTCATTGAATGGAAAGAATAATCTTGTTCAATTTTATTTATGGCTTCAATCGCCTCGTCTAAAGAGTTAAATGAAAAAAGCCCTTCACCCGTGGGAATGATTTTTGACCATCCTGTATCTTGAATAACAGCAGGCTTTCCCATGGCCAGATAACACACGGTGCGATCACTAAACCAACCACTTTCACTTTGCCTATAGCCACTTTTGACAACGGAAAATTCTCCACGAGACTGCCCAATAAAATTCCTGTATTTGTCGAAATCCGCAGCGATTGAAAAACTACTGATCATATCCCAATTTTTTGATAAAAACCGCTTGCGAATTTCATGATCATCTTGAAGATCAGAGGCGATTTGGAATCGGCTTCTCCCCTTATACCTTAGGGGAAGATCTATAAACTTGTCAAACTCAGCGGCCTTGTTACCATAAGTTTTCCCAGCCCATTTTACTTCTGGATAACCACACCAATGAGTAATCGTTGACCATTCCATCCCTCCTTCTTTTTTAGGCCACCACTCCAAACAGACGGGAGGAAAAGTAGGATGCCATTTTATTCCTGTAAAAGGAACTTTTACATTGTCTTCTTTCAAGGTCAAACCCACAGAAAAATAAAGATCATGGCCTTCCAAATTCATATCGCATCCATACCCCTTGGCCCATATCTGGGTAAAGCCCGGGTCCAAATCAAGATAAACCTTTTTTTTAAAAAGGGAGAGAAGAGAGCGGTTTCGTATCAATCCCGAAATATTTAAAAGAAAACGACTCTCTTTAGCAAAAAGCAGGAATTTTTCTAAATGAGTTGTCGATCCATCAATAAATAGGGCAGAATGATCTTCAAAACCAAAACGGCAGAGAACACTTTCCCACTCTTTTAAACACAACTGAAGGGTCTGATCTCTTCCCAATGTTTTACTTTGGGGTAAGTCCTTAAGGGATAATTCTTCTAAAAGTCCGACCTCCCATCCAAGCTTGCGAAATCCACATGCCCAATGGAGAAAAACAAAATGTATTCCGACAGAATAAAAAGGGTAACCTCCAATTCGACACCCCACTACAACTTTGTTTGCCATGAATGATTTTAAGCTATTCTAGCCAATCTAACCGATTTAGCCTTTCCAATCCAGCTACTCAAACCGGGTTACCCCTTTATCATGATTCATCAAACTATAATAGCTTTTTTGTATATGTTATCTCGGCTCCATGCTAATAAGCTTTAAAAAAAATGCACAAAAGAAATAAATTTGATTCTTATCCAGATTATTCAATTTTTAGCTATTTATCTTAATCCGCCTCAAACATCTAATTCAATATCATCTCCTGTTTTTGTACAGGGATAGGCCTTGACTCCTCTTGTCGCGGGCCCACAGAGTACTTCTCCGGTTTTAAGATTAAACCGAGCTCCATGCCACGGACATTCCACTTCGCCGTTTTCAATAAAACCCTCACTCAAGGGCCCTCCCTCATGAGGACAAGTATCATCCAAGGCAAAATATTCCCCTTTATAACAAAATAGGGCAATTTTTTTTCCTTGCAGATCAAAACACTTTCCTCCCCCTTCGGGTATTTCAGAAGCTTTAAAAGGACATTTGACTTTAGCCATAGCGCTTTTTTAAGTTTTTAAAAACGAGTTGTCAACTAGATAGTCATGGAAAAAGCCGATTAATTTTGATTGCATACAATGTTTTGTTCCATAAAATGAATAAGAAAATCGGAATCCATGCGTCTAAACCTTCTCTTTGTATCGGTCGTGCTAGTGGTTCTTAGTAGTGGCTGCGCTCTAAACAATAGACAAACAAGACAGGTTTCTTCGGCTTTGCCCTCTAATCTGATTCGAGTAAGCATCCATGATCAAAAGATGGAATTAATTCAAGATGTGGGCAAAACAACTGAATCACACCATTTTTATCCCGTATCCACCTCTAAATATGGTATTGGAGATGAATGGAACAGTTACAAAACGCCTATAGGTCGTTTCATTATCGCCAAAAAAATTGGCGATGGGATACCTTTGGGAGGAAAATTTTACCATAGAAAATTTACAGGTGATGTGATCAAATTGGCTTCCTATGATCCCTCGAAACCCGCATTTAATCATGACAGTATATTAACAAGAATTTTGTGGCTTAAGGGATTGGATTCTCAGAACAAAAATTCATTTAATAGAGGGATATTTATCCATGGAACAAATCAAGAAGCGCTTGTGGGACAACCTGTTAGCTATGGATGTATAAGAATGAAAAATAAGGATGTTGTTCAACTTTATGATCTTGTCTCTGAATATACTCCAGTATACATCCAAAAAGAACCGCTTAAAAAACCCATACCGAAAGAAGTTCTTGCTAGTTTCCATTTCAATCATTCTCCAGTTTATTCCTCCACAAATCAATTTTCTTCACCGACTCTAGTTTTTAATGAATATTCCCCAAAGGCTATACCCCTTTCAACAACATCCCCCGTTTCTTTCAACTCTTCTCAAAAAACACCGACTACCAATGAACAAAAAGAAACAGTAATTAAAAAGGCTTCTTTGAGTCACTCACCCATAAAGAATTCCACTAAAGAAAGAGTATCAACTCAAATGACAAAAAGTGCTACTGAAAGAGCCATTCATTCTTCCACTGAATCAAAAACTTCTTTAACAAAATCCAGTTCCCACACAAAAAGAAACTCTAGATCTCATAAAACAGTCAGTCATTCAACTTCCGCTAAAAATATAACCTTTAATTCCTCTCAAATTAAAAAGAAAAAGAACCTTGAATAAATCGAAAAAAAGAGACTTTCTATTTTCAGGAAATCATTTCTGAAGGATATGTGAAACAAAATTATCTGCTCTGAAGGATAGGGACCCACTCCTTCGGCTCGCCACCTAAGGGCTGACAAAGTTCACAATATTTTCCCCTTTAATGATCAGCCACAAAATTCTTTTTCATTTAAGGGAACAAAAATTTATCTGTCTTGTCCTTCTGCAAATGGAAGAATTGCAGAAAGGCTTTTCCACCCACAATCGAGGCAGGCGAGCAAAAAATCCTTTCCCCCAGACTCGCTTTTCTTTTTGCCCGCCATTCCCGCCTCAGTGTCGAGCCAATGATTTTTATTGATTCGGTTGGGTAGTCTTTGTAGCGGATGAAAGCATTTGTTGGGTTGAATATTTACCATCCTAATCAATGCGGCTGCTTTTGTGTTTTCAAAGATTTTCCACACTTCTGTTTCGTCCAGTGTAAAAAGTAGGAAGCGAGCTTACTGGAAAGCAAGGTAAGTAGGCAAACTCTGCGTAAAACCCGTTAAGATTTATCTGGTCGGGGCGACAGGATTTGAACCTGCGACTCCCTGCTCCCAAAGCAGGTGCTCTAGCCAGGCTGAGCTACGCCCCGCCAATACATGATCATAATAATGGATAAAGTATTAGTTCTGGAAACATAACTCTGAAAATTTATTTTCAGAGGATATGGAATAAACAGGTAATATCATCTCGTTACTATTTTAAATAAAATAACAATCGGCCGAACCCAGAAAAAATTTTTACAATGAGCTAAGCATGCTTTATATCGTTTTGCCGTCAAGAAAAAAACCACTTGTTCTTTACAAAAAGGCTAACAAAGCCGAAATTTTTATTAAAAGAAATTGAATAAGCCAAAATTTTTGCAATGTTATTTTCTGTACAGAATTGTAGCATTTCTCTCAATAATAATTAAGAAATTTCCCGAATATAGAGAGGAAAATGTTGGCATAGTTTTAGCTCTAGTATAAAAATAAGATTATGAGCTTAAAGATAGAAAATCTACA
The DNA window shown above is from Methylacidiphilum caldifontis and carries:
- a CDS encoding VWA domain-containing protein — encoded protein: MNLMSPQLLLGLLFLPLILFLFYRKNVQAKATFSHLFKVFFSPKGIELKKQEKKQASLPWLFLASSILFFIALSRPQWGKSEVELLESNIDYLVALDVSKSMLAEDIVPTRLDRAKLLATNFISKLHGERVGLLAFTKNAFIEAPLSTDYELLEEILTELSPNDFPNEGTNFAAMLDEALQFFSSNEKAKNMLILLSDGEDHGGGWQQKLAEFKKESIQVLSIGIGASHGAVIRNPNGSLYRDYKGQPIVTIFNPASLEFIARSTGGVYIQADKYFDISTVVEGMIKNPGYTKRKEKMKTHAEKYTYFLLPAIVLALASFLFEFPLYENREVKLGSKDKS
- a CDS encoding BatD family protein; this translates as MKLFGKIQIGNQLLDFPSLLLTLLIFFGCVLRAMAFSVHWLPISEKIEVGKESHLSLLFEDCLPQEEVRPPKISFLEFGDPVVNRVGHSHLIYEFPVIAQQAGNYIIPPFLIATDHGLIEAAPMSLNVTEEKFFALPADAIDARVIVPQGILWIGQPFAIEYRLLAHSGTFLDITSQPEWNPKDFLANRWGKPQRIVLNSNGSYASGLRYTTTLLPLKSGKIVLPSITQQLTLEIERLGHGLFSQPLVKAIRATTEPKTIEISPLPAPIPKDFSEAIGNFKLSCKVNPIDAVQGEPISITIKIEGIGNWAVPWKLKDFPECKGLRIINSKPFRQIDPESLFNGVLKMELVLIPDIYGEIDIPSYSFTYFDTTLGEYQTLKSDPFHISIKKSSSTVELADNKQNESLNNLSLTNPGYPRDMMPIGPLFGSTTGLAPFSPYAIGEEAILLTSLFLILWIYLSWEKASCDPAITKKKRAALSLKLTAQSLAKVKTAEELYQIMLLWQKAFKEFWEIPHAFPDENIIEKQLVNRFPRNLTLAKKWISLWHESQLCLYSPTLSPSSQWINDALELARKLPRVTPPIKAIFSPSNLFPFFLYAALFFTFVLIPFKNNPIFCSPARQELSDSGRFPFFIPLKDNPSRKQLTAPLYFAHSNLFCPIYSLFGSLARFPSSEEAIAEYQNGDFPKAAETWGKKALLQPLDWKTRNNLGLVFAQQEQWPKALGEWTAAFLLAPRDPVVAWNFNLALSKNPGADIQLLTLSKKNLLNKIKAFFSPGEWERIVSLSLFSLFFFFGLALLSAFRKIPLHSFVLIGLIMFSTLSCLSFWEFVSYGIFTDPFSGIIVQDSFIRSVPTEIQQQNLPVKAGSVVKIKKTYLGWYMIEFINGQKGWIRSQNVTLFYKPPQELAPPKEKPFYLSIFPP
- a CDS encoding Rieske (2Fe-2S) protein; amino-acid sequence: MAKVKCPFKASEIPEGGGKCFDLQGKKIALFCYKGEYFALDDTCPHEGGPLSEGFIENGEVECPWHGARFNLKTGEVLCGPATRGVKAYPCTKTGDDIELDV
- a CDS encoding L,D-transpeptidase family protein, which encodes MRLNLLFVSVVLVVLSSGCALNNRQTRQVSSALPSNLIRVSIHDQKMELIQDVGKTTESHHFYPVSTSKYGIGDEWNSYKTPIGRFIIAKKIGDGIPLGGKFYHRKFTGDVIKLASYDPSKPAFNHDSILTRILWLKGLDSQNKNSFNRGIFIHGTNQEALVGQPVSYGCIRMKNKDVVQLYDLVSEYTPVYIQKEPLKKPIPKEVLASFHFNHSPVYSSTNQFSSPTLVFNEYSPKAIPLSTTSPVSFNSSQKTPTTNEQKETVIKKASLSHSPIKNSTKERVSTQMTKSATERAIHSSTESKTSLTKSSSHTKRNSRSHKTVSHSTSAKNITFNSSQIKKKKNLE